Part of the Oscillatoria salina IIICB1 genome, TTTCCCATTCCAGAATTGGCGGTAAACAAGAATCGGCACGACGTAATAATGCGCGAATTCGGGCGGAAAGAACTTCTAAATCAAAAGGTTTGACAACATAATCATCTGCACCTGCATCAAGTCCAATTATTTTATCATTGCTCGTATCTCGTGCGGTTAGCAGTAAAATAGGTGTAGTAGAACCTTGTTGACGCAACCTTTTACAAATAGTAATTCCATCAATTTCAGGTAACATTAGATCGAGCAAAATTAAGTCATAAGTGTATAACTGAGTTAACTCCCAGCCAACTTGTCCATTATTAGCAACATCAACCAAATAATTATGATCCGTGAGATATTCTTGCAAGGCTTCAGTTACTCTTTCGTCATCTTCAATGAGTAGTAATTTCATCGAAAATTAGTCCCTAGATTGTGTGACTCGATCTCGGTTAACGATCTGTAGCTGCGGTGATGAGGTAGGCATATTTAAAGGCACAAAATATCTGCTATAAACTGTACTGCTTGGTTGCCAAATTGGATGCCAATAAATATCTTGAATCACAGCTTTAGTATCGTCATTTTCTGACCATTGAAAAGAGACAACACTGAAATTGTTGTGTCCGACAATTTCTTCTCCTTCTTGCAACCAGCGATTTCGCCATAACCAAGAAACAGAATTTTTCAAGATTTGCAGCGAGATTGGTTGCTGTTGGTTTGGAGACGATGGGTGTCGTTTTCCCCACGGTACAACTTGTGCTGGTTGCCTTTTAATCCATTGTATTTGATATTCCCAATCTGGGAGCGATCGCCAGTCGCTTACTTCAACTTTCCAAGACATTTCCCAGTTTCCTTGGGGAGAAACAATTTGACGCAAAATCGGACCTTGACTAGGAACTTCTACCTTCTGCATTCGCACTCGTTCCGGGGTAGTAATCATCTCTACCAATTCAGGTGGCTCATGCCATCCTGCCCAAGTCGTAGATTGCTCTGGTAAAATTGATTTTACTTTTGTATGGGCGAAATAGGTCGTTAATTCCCCATTTTTAAAGGCGCTAGAAGTTAATTGTACTAATATCCCAGGACGATCTAACACTTTAGAATTAGCTTGAGAACTCGCCCAGTAGTTCAGACGAACTGCACAACCAAAATGAATATCGCCAGAAAGAATGATGACACGCGATCGTCTTGCGAACAAAGTCGCCAATAGTTTACTAAACGCAACATTATTAAAATTCCAAGAGTCGCCGACATCAGAATTAAAAACGCGATCGCGTTCTAAATCTAAGCTTTGAAACTTATCTATTACCGACAAACTAACTAAATTAGTTGGGACAACTACGAA contains:
- a CDS encoding response regulator transcription factor, with the protein product MKLLLIEDDERVTEALQEYLTDHNYLVDVANNGQVGWELTQLYTYDLILLDLMLPEIDGITICKRLRQQGSTTPILLLTARDTSNDKIIGLDAGADDYVVKPFDLEVLSARIRALLRRADSCLPPILEWENLRLDSNICEVTYQGKILSLTPKEYRLLEFFLRNRDRVFSRSTILEHLWSYEETPTEDTVKTHIKSLRQKLKAVGAPSDLIKTVYGLGYRLKELPSVSSTKS